Proteins encoded by one window of Chryseobacterium sp. POL2:
- a CDS encoding glycosyltransferase family 2 protein produces the protein MRPKVSIIVPVYNVESYLEKCLNSLVNQTLDSIEIIVVNDGSQDQSQQIIDVFAQNFPEKIKAFSKENGGLSDARNFGLDRCAGEYIGFVDSDDYVAHEMFDEMYQLSQKHDADMVICNLQKVDECGNVTQKLTQIPNMEEKVELEKHFSVFSDLSYFACNKLFKAELFALKRFKKGIHFEDIQLIPQLLLDCKILAQTQAFHYQYLERTDSISKTHTLKGLDILNAVEDVEVYFNNSSFSNFKTELKAFQILEGVFTFLAYLAFVKDKATYLQMRYALSDFMQMRDISRKDVMGYQRFGANYFSSLGLAKRVYYLIQFFVPIRFHHFLLSKLAK, from the coding sequence ATGCGTCCAAAAGTTTCTATAATCGTTCCTGTTTATAATGTCGAAAGTTATTTAGAAAAATGTTTGAATTCTTTGGTGAATCAGACGTTAGACTCTATTGAAATTATTGTCGTTAATGATGGTAGCCAAGATCAATCTCAACAAATAATTGATGTTTTTGCGCAAAATTTTCCTGAGAAGATAAAAGCTTTTTCTAAAGAAAATGGTGGGCTTAGCGATGCCAGAAATTTTGGTTTAGACCGTTGTGCAGGCGAATATATTGGTTTTGTGGATAGCGATGATTATGTTGCCCACGAAATGTTTGATGAGATGTATCAATTGTCTCAAAAACATGATGCTGATATGGTGATTTGCAATCTGCAGAAAGTGGATGAGTGTGGGAATGTTACCCAAAAGCTGACGCAAATCCCAAATATGGAGGAGAAGGTCGAGCTTGAGAAACATTTTTCTGTGTTTTCGGATCTGAGTTATTTTGCGTGTAATAAGCTTTTCAAAGCCGAATTGTTTGCTTTAAAACGATTTAAGAAAGGGATTCATTTTGAAGATATCCAGTTGATTCCGCAATTGTTATTGGATTGTAAAATCCTTGCTCAGACGCAGGCGTTTCATTACCAATATCTGGAGCGGACAGATTCGATCTCCAAAACACATACGTTGAAAGGTCTTGATATTTTGAATGCTGTGGAAGATGTTGAAGTGTATTTTAATAATTCGTCTTTTTCAAATTTTAAAACCGAATTGAAAGCGTTCCAAATTTTGGAAGGCGTTTTTACTTTTTTAGCCTATTTGGCTTTTGTAAAAGATAAAGCGACTTATTTACAAATGCGTTATGCGCTTTCTGATTTTATGCAAATGCGGGATATTTCTCGTAAAGATGTGATGGGGTATCAACGTTTTGGCGCAAATTATTTTTCGAGTCTTGGGCTAGCAAAGCGAGTGTATTATCTGATACAGTTTTTTGTTCCGATTCGTTTTCATCATTTTTTACTTTCAAAATTGGCAAAATAA